The sequence CGCGGAACTTGAGTGATTCGATTCTGCCCACGATCTCGTGATAATCCATCACGAAATCCTGAAGCCATAACGTCGCCCTTTTGCCGACGGTCGTCGGCTGAGCGGGTTGAAAATGTGTGAAACCTAAAGTCGGTAGATCGCGATATCTCAGAGCGAAATCGCGCAGAGCAGCTATCAAGCTCACCAATCTCGCCTTCAATATCTTCAACCCATCCCGTATCTGAATGAGATCGGCATTATCGGTGACGAAAGCGCTGGTAGCTCCTAAATGTATTATCGGTTTGGCCCTCGGACATTGTGAGCCGAAAATTCGTATATGCGCCATCACGTCGTGTCTTATCCTGCGTTCCTCCCGAGCCACCTCATCGAAGTCTATATCGCTCTTGTGTCTCCGCATCTCCTCTATCTGCTCCTCGCTTATAGGAAGCCCCAGCTCCCTCTCAGCCTCAGCTAACGCTATCCAGAGTTCCCTATAAATCTCCCCCCTTCTCTGTGGCGAGAAGTTGCGGAGCATCTCCTCGCTGGAGTATCTCTGAACGAGAGGATTCTGATAGACGTTTATCCCTTCTTGAGCCATTTCAGCTTAGGCACCACCTCAGGATTGACCAGATATTTCGGAAGCTCTCCCCTCAGGCAGGCGGCAGCGTTCTCCGCCACCTTGACCTTCAGCTCATGATATGCCTCCTCGGTGTATGAGCCATAATGAGGCGTTATGACGACGTTATCAAGTTTCAGAAGCGGATTATCCCTGTCGGGAGGTTCCTTCTCCATCACATCCAATCCCGCTCCGGCGATCCATCCCTCGGAGAGGGCCCTGCAAAGGGCTTTCTCATCTATGACCGGACCGCGGCTGGTGTTTATCAGATAGGCTGTGGGCTTCATCATTCTCAACTCGCTCTCGCCGATCATGTGATATGTCTCCTCCGTCAGCGGGGTATGGATCGAGAGTATGTCCGATTCTTTCAGAAGCGTCTCGAAATCCACCGGCTCCACGCCGTATCGCTCGAAGATCTCCTCGGGCACATACGGATCGTGAGATATAATTCTTTTGAACCCGAAAGGTCTGGCCTTTTTTACCAGGGTTCTTGGTATGTTTCCGAAGGCGAGCAGCCCAAGGGTCTGAAGCTGATATTTGTGAATGGGGGCGGCTTTAGACCTGCTCCATATGCCCTCCTTGACGAGATTGTTCATGTAAACCACCTTGCGGGATACGGCCAGGATCAGGCTCATCGCCGTATCTGATACCTCTTCCCAACAGAAATCAGGTACGTTCGCCACACATATCCCATGCTCAGTTGCCGCCGGTATGTCTATCGTGTCGACTCCTAT is a genomic window of Candidatus Poribacteria bacterium containing:
- a CDS encoding C-terminal binding protein; this translates as MEGEFKVVATDAGRFAPKVESEILARFGAEVIPARFKDENELIQSVQDADAIINAVTKITRRVIESLQKCRVIVRYGIGVDTIDIPAATEHGICVANVPDFCWEEVSDTAMSLILAVSRKVVYMNNLVKEGIWSRSKAAPIHKYQLQTLGLLAFGNIPRTLVKKARPFGFKRIISHDPYVPEEIFERYGVEPVDFETLLKESDILSIHTPLTEETYHMIGESELRMMKPTAYLINTSRGPVIDEKALCRALSEGWIAGAGLDVMEKEPPDRDNPLLKLDNVVITPHYGSYTEEAYHELKVKVAENAAACLRGELPKYLVNPEVVPKLKWLKKG